In Selenomonadales bacterium, the sequence CGATCTTGATAGACGGTGCTTCGATGCACGCCGCACCGAGCGATTCGAGCTGAGCGGTGAGCGCACTTGCCTGCTCACGCGCACGGGTAACGAGTACGGTCTGCCCAAAGAGCGGTCTGGTGTCGAACCAAGCCAGCTTTTCGCGGAGCGTGACGACATGACCGACGAGGAAGATGGCGGGCGGTCTGATGCCGTGTTTTTTCACATCTTCGGCGGCACTGCCGAGCGTCGTGACGAGCGTACGCTGTTCGGGCTTCGTGCCCCAGCGGATAACTGCCGCAGGCGTATCTGCCGAGCGACCGTTTTCGATAAGTTGTTTCGTAATATAAGGCAGGTTCTCTACGCCCATGAGGAATACGAGCGTGTCGGTCGCTTTTGCGAGGTTCTGCCAGTAGATGCTCGAGTTCGTTTTCGTCGGGTCTTCGTGTCCCGTTACGACGGCGAACGATGCCGCAATGCCGCGATGCGTCACAGGAATACCTGCGTACGCAGGGACGGCGATGGACGAGCTGATGCCCGGTACGATCTCGAACGGTACGTCATTTTCCACGAGGAGAAGTGCTTCTTCGCCGCCGCGACCGAATACGAACGGGTCGCCGCCCTTTAAGCGAACGACGGTCTTGCCTTCGAGTGCTTTATCTACGAGAAGCTGGTTGATGTCCTCCTGTTTCATCGTGTGATTCGCCGATGCTTTGCCCACGTATATCATTTCCGCATCTTTCGGTGCGTAAGCGAGCAGGCGATTGTCTGCCAGACGGTCGTAGACGACGACCTCTGCCTGCTGCAGATATTCAAGACCGCGCATCGTGATCAATTTATAGTCACCGGGGCCTGCCCCGATCAGATATACTTTGCCTTTCATTTCGTATCCTCCGTATTTTCCGTAAGCTCTGCCAGTATCGCTTCTCCGCCCGCGCCGAGCATACGCTCTGCCAAGCGAAGTCCGATGCTTTCACTCTCTTTGCGACTTCCGCGCGCATGATCGATAACGGCTTTTTTCCCGTCTACCGACAAGATACGTGCTTCCAAGACGACTTCATCGCCTTCGGTCTTGCCATAGATGCCGACAGGCACCTGACAGCCGCCTTCGATGCGTTTTAAAAATGCGCGTTCTGCACGAACTGCCGCGCCCGTGTCCGCATCATCAAGGAACGCGAGCATCTCTGCCATATCCGTATCGCTCGCGCGATATTCAAGGCCGAGCGCCCCCTGTCCGACAGCAGGCAAACACACTTCATGCGGAATCACTTCGGCGATACGCTCCGCAAGACCGAGTCGGCGAAGTCCAGCGACTGCCAGAATAATGGCGTCGAATCCTTCTTTCTCCAGCTTGTCAAGGCGCGTACCGACATTGCCTCTGAGATCGTATATCTTGAGGTCGGGGCGATATTTAAGAAGCTGTGCCTTACGGCGAAGGCTCGATGTACCGACTTTTGCTCCCTCGGGAAGCTCGTCGATGGAGTGATATTTCAGACTGACGAACGCGTCGCCTTCATGCTCACGGCTCGTGATAACGCCGAGGACAAGGCCTTCGGGCATCTCGCTCGGTACGTCCTTCATGCTGTGTACGGCAAGGTCTATCTCACCCTTCAGCATGGCTGTTTCCAATTCTTTTGTAAAGAGGCCTTTTCCGCCGATCTTCGCGAGCGGTACGTCGAGTATCTTGTCGCCCGTCGTCGTAATGATCTTCTGCGTTACCGTAACATCGGGATACTCTGCCTCTAATCTGGCTTGAATATAGTCGGCTTGCCACAGCGCGAGCTTACTGCCGCGCGTACCGATCACCACTGTTTTCTTCACGGCTCTCCCCCTCTCCTGTCGTATCAAGTTTAAACAGTTCGCTGATGGCATCGATAAGCGTGTCCTCGCGGCCTTCGAGTGCCGCCTCGTTGAGGCATATCATCGGATCTCTGAGAAGCTTGCGCACGATCATCTTCGACAGATGCTTGACTGCGCGTCTTTCGTCGATCGTCAGACCGCCGAGCTTTGCCATCGCGCGTTTGACCTCGCGGCGGCGGATACGCTCTGCCTTGTCACTTAACAGTGCCATCACAGGTCGATATTCGAGATATCGGAATCGTTCTATCATTTCGTCCATCGCTTCTTCGATGATATTCTCCGCTTCTTCCGCTTCCTGCTGACGGAGCTGGAGATTCGATTCCACGACGGCTTCGAGATCGTCTATATTGTAGAGATTGACATTCGGCACTTCGCCGACTTCGGGCTCGACATCACGCGGTACGGCAATGTCGATGAGAATGAGCGGACGATGCGCACGTTTTGCCATCAATCGTTCAATGTCCCATCGTTCTACGAGATAATGCGGTGCGCCCGTCGACGTAATGATAACATCGGCATTCACCGCACTTTGCAGAAATTCCTCGAACGGAACGGCTACCCCGCCGAACGTTTCGGCAAGCTCTGCCGCACGCAGATATTTGCGGTTCGAGACGAAGACCGTCTTGACACCGTTCGCCACGAGATGACGTGCGGTAAGTTCGCCCATCTGACCTGCGCCCAAGAGGAGCACATTCGACTGGGACAAGTCGCCGATCGTCTTTTTCGCCAGCTCGACAGCCGCATAGCTGACCGACACGGCACTATAGGCAATGCGCGTTTCGGTGCGCACTTTTTTACCCGTCTTGATCGCACGATGGAACAGCATATTGAGTACCGTTCGCGTCGCTTTCTCGGCTTTGGCTACCGAGTAGGCCTTTTTGACCTGATTGAGTATCTGTCCCTCGCCGATGACGAGCGAGTCGAGGCTCGATGCCACGCGGAACAGGTGACGGATACAGTCGGCGCCGTAATACGCATAAAAATATTCGTCTGCCACACCATTCGATTTTGCCATATCAAGAAGGAACGCTTTCAACTCCTCTTTGGCTTCCACTGTTTCGTCCTCGTCCATGACGGCGTAGACTTCCGTACGATTGCACGTCGAGAGTATCACGCACTCGGCGATCTCCGAATAATCGTCGAGATGGGTAAGCGATGCTCTGATACGCTCCTCCGACAGAGAAAACGTTTCGCGTACGTCTACGGGTGCCGTCTTATGATTCAGTCCTAATACTACTAATTGCATCCTGTATTGATTCCTCCGCCTTGTCTAAGTTTCCTTCTCGTAAGAGCTTCATCACATCTCTTGTCAATACCGACCGCCAGAACGCTTCACGCGCCTGAGGCGTCGGGAGAATATCTTTGACTTCGTCGCGCCATACACCGAGTTTCGCAAGGAACGCTCCGTGTACCGCGCCGTACGTTTCTGTAAGTTCTTGTCGCATCATTCGCGAGAACGCAGGGCTGATGCCGCCCGTCGATACAGTCAAAAGAAGCGGTGAGATATCGACCGAGGACGGCACGGTAAAATTGCCTTCTTCGGGCGCGTCGATGACGTTGACGAGCGCACCGAGCGCACGTGCTTCTTTCGCCGCCTGCCGATTGATGTCACCATCATCGGTCGCGCAGATGACAAGCTCGTATCCGTCTGCGTCGCCTGCTACGTATCCGCGCGCGATATGTCGAATACTGCCTCGTTCGGCAAGCTCTGCCAGACCATCGGCAAGCACGGGGCTGATGACCGTGACACGCGCACCTGCCTTGACGAGCGGCCTTGCCTTACGCAGAGCGACACTGCCGCCGCCGATGACTGCGCAGGGCATATCTTCGATTTCCAGTTGTATCGGATAACCTGCCATCTCGCTTCTCTCCTTTTTTATCATAACTATATTATTTTCGGCTTTATGCCCGATTTTCCTGCCTTTTTCGCCCTAAAAAGAGAAAAACTTCGGCCTTATGACCGAAGTTCTTATTTATAGGAAATCTTTGCCGATGATCCAGACAACATCAGCCTCCGCATTGTCGTCACGTTCGATACGGAGCGTGTACGCAAACGGCAGGTCGTTGACCTCATCGACGATATGTTCGTCCGTCGTCGTACAGATAACGAGCGACTGTTCCGACACGACAGGCGACGATGCCATGGTGTCGATGGTGATGCGTCTGCCGCTCAATTTTTCTTCTATTTTGGCAGGCGATGCGCCTTCGCCCGTTGCGTCGATGATGCGCATACGAACGGTGCTTTTCTGTGCGATATCATCACTTGCATCACTTGCGCCGTCCGAGAATGTGCGATATGCCTGCGCTTCTTCACGGTTCTTCGCTTTATGCTTCGCATCGAGCAATACGCCCATCTGCTTTGCCATGTTTTCGCGGAGCTGTTCGACATCGGGCACCCAATAGTTGACCTTGTCGATGTCGGCAGGCGTACCCGGTACCATGTAAGCACGCATACCGTTGTCCTTGGCTTCCTTGAACATCGCCGCAAGGCTGAACATCTGGCTCATGGAGAGGTCTGTTTCGACAGCAGAGCTGATCTCGTAGATGAGCGTGGGGATGCGCGTCAGGATCGACGGACTTGCTACGCGATCCATGACGGCCTTGAGGAACTTCTGCTGGCGCGCGACACGACCGATATCACCTTCGCTGTCACGATAGCGTACATACTGGATCGCTGTTTCGCCGTCCATATGCTGAAGCCCCGGCTGGATGTCGATGACAAGACCGCCGTCGTCGTCCCACGGGTCTTCGTAATACATGCGTTTATCGACGTAGATATCGACACCGCCGAGCGCGTCGATGATCTTATAGAACGCTTTGAAATCAATGAGGACATAGTGATCTATCGGCATATTGAGGAGCCGTTCGACCGACTTCTCCGTCAGCTTGTGACCGCCGAGCGAATACGCATGGTTGATCTTATCATAGCCGTAGCCCGGTATGAGGACGCGCGTATCACGCGGAACAGACAACATAGAGAGCTGTTTCGTATCAGGGTCTGCCGTCACGATAAAGAGCGTATCCGAACGGCCGACATCTTCGTTTCTTCTGTCGACACCGAGCACCATGATGTTGACCTTGTTGATGGGCGCGACCATATATTCTTCAATGGCAGGCTCTTCTTCGCTTACTGCGCTCGGCACGAAGTCGGCATGGAGCAGGTAGTAAAATCCGCCCACCGTGACCGCGATCAAAAAGAGGAGCACCGATATGATACCGCCCAGTATCTTGCGATATTTTCTGCGTCGTTTTTCACTTCTCGTTTGCGATGGCCGCATCATATCCCCTCCTTTTCTTCTCAAAATAAAAACAAACTCCCCTTCACGCACCGCAGTCGGCGCAAGTGTCGCCTGATGCGTACGGACTGTTGAGAGCTTGTTTTCAGTATACCAAAATCATTTTTTTCAGTCAAGTTAATGCACGACATCGAAGCCCTGATCTTCGACGGCTTCTTCGATATCGGCAAGCGTCACAGCACTTTCGTCGAATACGACGGTGAGCGTTTTTGCCGCGAGGTCTACGACGGCTTCCGTCACGCCGTTAAGCTCGCGCACAGCACCTTCGACAGCCTGCTGACAATGACCGCAGTGCATACCTTCTACTGTGATGACCTGTTTCAAAGAAAGTCCCTCCTATCTAAATAATATTGCTTCTCATTATCATATTCGCCAAGTGAGGAGAGATTCCTTTTGAAACGTGACATTTTTTTCGAAGATCACATCATCGACCGCGCTCGTCTGTTACTGTTTCGGGAACTTCGCCGTAACGACATTCCATATTTCAGGCTGTTCCTGCCCCAGTCGCCACAGCGCGATACCTGCGGGGTTGTACTTGGCGATGACGTCCATTTTCGCATTCATGCTGCGTTCGTCCTCGAACCAGACTTCGTGCCCGTCGTAGATGAAGTACGGTGCTTTGTCCGTTTCGTCGAAGCGTATTTCTGCGCCTGCTTTTTCGGCACGGACGGTCGCATCGACATACGTGACAGTTTCGGCCTCTGCACCGCCGCCCCAGTCATAGCCGTAGAGGCTCAGTCCGATGATGATCTTGCCTGCACCGCCGCCGTGTTCGATGGCATAGCGCAGGTTTTCCTCGAACCAGCCGATCGGCGCGATGGCACCTGCTTCGCTCGTCGCCCAATGACGGTCATACGCCATGATCTGGAGATAGTCGCTCTGCTTGGAAAGTGTGTCATAATCGTACGCACCGTGTACCGATTCCGCAACATCTATTTTCGGAAAGACGGATACGATGAGCGTTTTTTTCTTGTCTTTCATACGCCCGTACAGCTCGGTGACGAACGCTGTCAGGTTGTCCTTGTGATGCGCGGGCACAAGTTCAAAGTCGAGATTGATGCCGTCGAAGCCCTGTTCGTCGATGACGCGCATGATGCTGTCGATCGTCTTGGTACGCATCTCTTTCGTAGAGAGTATCGCGTCGGTCGCTTCGCTCTTGTTCGTCACGAGCGGATAGACGGCAAGGCCTGCCGCGCGTGCTTCGTCATACGCGAGCTGACTTTGCTTCGATTCGAGCGTGCCGTCTGCTGTCGCGCGGAACCAGTACGGTGCAACGCCTGTCATGGCATTGGCATGGGCGCGCATACTGGGGAGAGAGCCGACTTCGTCGGGCGTATTCGGCCACGGATTCTCATAGTAGCCGAGTATCATGCGTTTTTGTTCCCTTTTGGGGAGAAGTCCTTTCAGGTAGCCGATGGGGTCTTTTTGCATCTCGACGGGCATCTTGTCGAGGACTTCCTGCGGAAGCTCTGCCGTGATGTTCATCGTATCACAACCACCGACTGCCAGCGAGAAGAAAAGGACGAGGAGTACGATCAGTACCCCTCGTGTTCGTTTGCCTGTCATCATTACCGAATCACCTCACTCATAAGATGATGGTAGTATGCCCCTGATGCAGGCAGGTTATACAGTTGTTACCAGCAAGCGATCATACCGTCGGTGCGTTTTTCCGTACCGCCGACGAGAACGCCATTTTCACGCCAGATGATCTGACCGCGGCCGAACGGCGTGACGCTCGGCTGGATGGATACGTTGTGACCGCGACGCTTGAGTTCCTCTACGATGCGCGGGTCGCAGTCAGGCTCGACTTCGATGTTGTTGCCGCTGAGCCACTGCCAGCGCGTCGCATCGAGCGCGGCTTGCGGATTGAGATGGAAGTCGATCGTGTTCATGACGACCTGTACATGACCTTGCGGCTGCATAAATGCGCCCATGACGCCGAACGGGCCGACAGGTGCGCCGTCTTTCGTAAGGAATCCGGGGATGATCGTGTGATACGGTTTTTTGCGCGGACCGACACAGTTCGGGCTGGTCGGGTCGAGATAGAAGTTCTGTCCGCGATTGTGAAGCGCGATGCCTGTACCCGGTACGACGATGCCTGCGCCGAGGTCGTTGTAGTTGCTCTGGATAAAGGATACCATGTTGCCTTCGTCGTCGGCTGTCGCCAAGTAGACCGTACCGCCGCAGTTCGGGTCACCGGGCTCGGGCAGTCTTGCCATGTCGCCGATAGAGGCTCTGCGCGTCGCCGCGTACGCAGGCGAGAGAAGGTCTTGGACCGATACCTGCATATGGCGCGGGTCGGCGATATATTTCATACCGTCAACGAACGCGAGCTTCATCGCTTCGATCTGGCGGTGGTATGTAAGCGCATCTTCTTTTTCGCCGAATTCGAATCCGTCGAGGATATTGAGTGCCATCAATGCCACAAGGCCGTGACCGTTCGGCGGGATCTCCCATACATCATAGCCGTGATAGCGGACGGAGATGGGGTCTACCCATTCTGCTTCATAGTCCGCGAGGTCTTCTCCGCGCAGGTATCCGCCCGTTGCGCGCGAGAACGCATCGATCTTCTCGGCGATCGCTCCCTTGTAAAACGCATCTGCATTCGTTTCGCCGATCATGGCAAGGCTCTTCGCCAGATCACGGTTTCCCCACATCTCGCCGATGCGCGGGATACGGCCGTTCGGTGCGAACATGTCGAACCATGCACGATGTTTTTCTCCTTTGATGGCATTTTTGATACGATCCCATGCGACTTCCCAGCAAAGACCGCTCGTCACGTTGATGGGGTAGCCTTCTTCCGCATAGCGGACAGCAGGCTCAAGCGCATCTGCGAGCGAGAGTGCGCCGAATCGCTTCGACAGCTCCGCCCATGCTTTCGGTGCACCGGGGACGTTGACAGGTGCCCAGCCGTACTGCGGCATACGGTCACCGCCTTCTTTTTTCACCGCATCGAGCGTAAGGAGTGCAGGCGAAGGACCGCTCGCATTGAGCCCGTAGAGCTTGCCTTGATGCCATACGAGTGCGAACGCATCGCCGCCCACACCGTTCGACGTCGGTTCAACGACCGTCAGACACGCTGCCGCCGCGACTGCCGCGTCGATGGCATTGCCGCCTTTCTGCAGGACCTCCAGCCCTGCTTGTGCCGCCAATGGCTGGCTCGTCGCTACCATACCGCGTTTGGCATAGACGACCTGCCGTTGAGATGGATACGGATAACTATGTGGTTGATACATCGCCATTCCTCCCGACTTTTACTTTTCTGCTTCGTTCATCTATGGTAAAATAATGAAGTTACATTCACTGCAAAGGATTGATCCTCTTGAAAAAACAGGCACTTC encodes:
- a CDS encoding glutamyl-tRNA reductase, translating into MQLVVLGLNHKTAPVDVRETFSLSEERIRASLTHLDDYSEIAECVILSTCNRTEVYAVMDEDETVEAKEELKAFLLDMAKSNGVADEYFYAYYGADCIRHLFRVASSLDSLVIGEGQILNQVKKAYSVAKAEKATRTVLNMLFHRAIKTGKKVRTETRIAYSAVSVSYAAVELAKKTIGDLSQSNVLLLGAGQMGELTARHLVANGVKTVFVSNRKYLRAAELAETFGGVAVPFEEFLQSAVNADVIITSTGAPHYLVERWDIERLMAKRAHRPLILIDIAVPRDVEPEVGEVPNVNLYNIDDLEAVVESNLQLRQQEAEEAENIIEEAMDEMIERFRYLEYRPVMALLSDKAERIRRREVKRAMAKLGGLTIDERRAVKHLSKMIVRKLLRDPMICLNEAALEGREDTLIDAISELFKLDTTGEGESREENSGDRYARQ
- the copZ gene encoding copper chaperone CopZ translates to MKQVITVEGMHCGHCQQAVEGAVRELNGVTEAVVDLAAKTLTVVFDESAVTLADIEEAVEDQGFDVVH
- the hemC gene encoding hydroxymethylbilane synthase, coding for MPSANCLNLIRQERGRAVKKTVVIGTRGSKLALWQADYIQARLEAEYPDVTVTQKIITTTGDKILDVPLAKIGGKGLFTKELETAMLKGEIDLAVHSMKDVPSEMPEGLVLGVITSREHEGDAFVSLKYHSIDELPEGAKVGTSSLRRKAQLLKYRPDLKIYDLRGNVGTRLDKLEKEGFDAIILAVAGLRRLGLAERIAEVIPHEVCLPAVGQGALGLEYRASDTDMAEMLAFLDDADTGAAVRAERAFLKRIEGGCQVPVGIYGKTEGDEVVLEARILSVDGKKAVIDHARGSRKESESIGLRLAERMLGAGGEAILAELTENTEDTK
- a CDS encoding glycoside hydrolase family 18, producing MNITAELPQEVLDKMPVEMQKDPIGYLKGLLPKREQKRMILGYYENPWPNTPDEVGSLPSMRAHANAMTGVAPYWFRATADGTLESKQSQLAYDEARAAGLAVYPLVTNKSEATDAILSTKEMRTKTIDSIMRVIDEQGFDGINLDFELVPAHHKDNLTAFVTELYGRMKDKKKTLIVSVFPKIDVAESVHGAYDYDTLSKQSDYLQIMAYDRHWATSEAGAIAPIGWFEENLRYAIEHGGGAGKIIIGLSLYGYDWGGGAEAETVTYVDATVRAEKAGAEIRFDETDKAPYFIYDGHEVWFEDERSMNAKMDVIAKYNPAGIALWRLGQEQPEIWNVVTAKFPKQ
- a CDS encoding gamma-glutamyltransferase family protein produces the protein MYQPHSYPYPSQRQVVYAKRGMVATSQPLAAQAGLEVLQKGGNAIDAAVAAAACLTVVEPTSNGVGGDAFALVWHQGKLYGLNASGPSPALLTLDAVKKEGGDRMPQYGWAPVNVPGAPKAWAELSKRFGALSLADALEPAVRYAEEGYPINVTSGLCWEVAWDRIKNAIKGEKHRAWFDMFAPNGRIPRIGEMWGNRDLAKSLAMIGETNADAFYKGAIAEKIDAFSRATGGYLRGEDLADYEAEWVDPISVRYHGYDVWEIPPNGHGLVALMALNILDGFEFGEKEDALTYHRQIEAMKLAFVDGMKYIADPRHMQVSVQDLLSPAYAATRRASIGDMARLPEPGDPNCGGTVYLATADDEGNMVSFIQSNYNDLGAGIVVPGTGIALHNRGQNFYLDPTSPNCVGPRKKPYHTIIPGFLTKDGAPVGPFGVMGAFMQPQGHVQVVMNTIDFHLNPQAALDATRWQWLSGNNIEVEPDCDPRIVEELKRRGHNVSIQPSVTPFGRGQIIWRENGVLVGGTEKRTDGMIACW
- a CDS encoding bifunctional precorrin-2 dehydrogenase/sirohydrochlorin ferrochelatase, with amino-acid sequence MAGYPIQLEIEDMPCAVIGGGSVALRKARPLVKAGARVTVISPVLADGLAELAERGSIRHIARGYVAGDADGYELVICATDDGDINRQAAKEARALGALVNVIDAPEEGNFTVPSSVDISPLLLTVSTGGISPAFSRMMRQELTETYGAVHGAFLAKLGVWRDEVKDILPTPQAREAFWRSVLTRDVMKLLREGNLDKAEESIQDAISSIRTES
- a CDS encoding LCP family protein: MRPSQTRSEKRRRKYRKILGGIISVLLFLIAVTVGGFYYLLHADFVPSAVSEEEPAIEEYMVAPINKVNIMVLGVDRRNEDVGRSDTLFIVTADPDTKQLSMLSVPRDTRVLIPGYGYDKINHAYSLGGHKLTEKSVERLLNMPIDHYVLIDFKAFYKIIDALGGVDIYVDKRMYYEDPWDDDGGLVIDIQPGLQHMDGETAIQYVRYRDSEGDIGRVARQQKFLKAVMDRVASPSILTRIPTLIYEISSAVETDLSMSQMFSLAAMFKEAKDNGMRAYMVPGTPADIDKVNYWVPDVEQLRENMAKQMGVLLDAKHKAKNREEAQAYRTFSDGASDASDDIAQKSTVRMRIIDATGEGASPAKIEEKLSGRRITIDTMASSPVVSEQSLVICTTTDEHIVDEVNDLPFAYTLRIERDDNAEADVVWIIGKDFL
- the cobA gene encoding uroporphyrinogen-III C-methyltransferase; its protein translation is MKGKVYLIGAGPGDYKLITMRGLEYLQQAEVVVYDRLADNRLLAYAPKDAEMIYVGKASANHTMKQEDINQLLVDKALEGKTVVRLKGGDPFVFGRGGEEALLLVENDVPFEIVPGISSSIAVPAYAGIPVTHRGIAASFAVVTGHEDPTKTNSSIYWQNLAKATDTLVFLMGVENLPYITKQLIENGRSADTPAAVIRWGTKPEQRTLVTTLGSAAEDVKKHGIRPPAIFLVGHVVTLREKLAWFDTRPLFGQTVLVTRAREQASALTAQLESLGAACIEAPSIKIEAPTDDYAGIDASIEDLSAYEWVIFTSVNGVKHFFARMKEAKKDSRAFAGIRICAIGSKTAEEVEKHGLIADLIPGEFRAEGIVEAMKDYVTEGTKILLARAKEARNVLPEELTKCGADVTIAEAYQTVAADTNGDELADMLREGKIDWITFTSSSTVTNLVNLLGEGGTDLIRQTKVAAIGPITAATCAQYEIKPTVMADEYTISGLVQKIEAYYHA